TACCCGGTGATCATGGGCACCACGCTGCTGTACACGGCGGTGCTGGTGGTCGCCAACCTGGTGGTGGACCTGGCCTACTCCTGGATCGACCCGCGCATTCGCCTGGAGGCGCCCTAAGCAACCCGTGGCGAAACTCCGGCTGCGCGGGGCGGTGCGCCGAACCGCCGCGCGGGATACGGCACCGGGGCGGGCGGGCGGCGACAGCCTGTGGCGCGACGCCTGGCGGCGGCTGCTGCGCAACCGGCTGGCGGTGGCGGGCGGCTGCGTGGTCGGGCTGCTGCTCGCCATGGCCGCGCTGGCGCCGGCCATCGCACCGCGCCACTACGCCGACGGGGACTTCGAGCAGACTTTCGCGAAGCCGGGCGGCGAGTACGTGCTGGGCGCCGACTTCCTCGGCCGCGACCTGCTGTCGCGGCTCATCTACGGGGCACGCATTTCGCTGGTCGTCGGCCTGCTCGGCGCGCTGACCGCGTTCCTGGTCGGCGTCGCGTACGGCACCGTGGCCGGCTATGCCGGCGGCCGCGCCGACAACGCGATGATGCGGGTGGTGGACCTGCTGTACGCATTCCCGAGCCTGCTGTTCATCATCCTGCTGCTGGTGGTGTTCAAGCTGGGGTTCGGCCAGCGCGAGGATCCCAGCGCGCTGGTGCGCGCCGTGGTGTCGCTGGACCGCGCCATGGGCGGCATGCTGTTCATCCTGGCCGGCATCAGCCTCACCTCCTGGGTGGGGCTGGCGCGGCTGGCGCGCGGCATGGCGCTGTCGCTGCGCGAGACGGAGTTCGTGCAGGCGGCACGCGCCCTCGGCGCGCGCCCGGCGCGGGTCGTGGTGCGCCACCTGCTGCCCAACCTGATCGGGCCCGGCGTCGTGCAGGTTACGCTGATGATTCCCGGGCTGATCGCCACCGAGGCGTTTCTGAGCTTCATCGGGCTCGGTGTCGACCCGCCCACGCCGAGTTGGGGCGCGATGATCTCCGACGGCATCACCAGCATGCGCTCGCACCCGCACCTGGCGATTTTTCCCGGCATCGCCCTGGCGCTGACCATGCTGTGCTTCAACTTCCTCGGCGACGGCCTGCGCGACGCCCTCGACCCGCGGATGAAGCAATGAGCGCAATGAGCGCAGTGAGCGATTCGCCGGTCCCGGTGCTCGACCCGCTGCTGGAGGTACGCGGCCTGGCCACCCACTTCGCCACCGACCGGGGCGTGATCGCGGCAGTCAACGGCGTGGACCTGGAGGTGCTGGCCGACGAGACCGTGGCCGTGGTGGGCGAGTCGGGTTGCGGCAAGTCGGTAACCGCGCTGTCGATCCTGGGGCTGGTGGATGCTCCCGGCCGGGTGGTGGCCGGCTCCATCCGCTTCCGCGGCGAAGACCTGCTCGGCAAGACCCCGGAGCAGATGCAGCGCATCCGCGGCAACGAGATCGCGATGATCTTCCAGGAGCCGATGTCGTCGCTCAACCCGGTGCATGCCATCGGCGACCAGGTCATCGAGGCGCTGCGTATCCATCGCGGCCTGCGCAAGCGGCAGGCGCTGGCGCGCACGCTGGAAATGCTGCGCTTGGTGGGCATTCCCTCG
The sequence above is drawn from the Spirochaetaceae bacterium genome and encodes:
- a CDS encoding ABC transporter permease, with amino-acid sequence MAKLRLRGAVRRTAARDTAPGRAGGDSLWRDAWRRLLRNRLAVAGGCVVGLLLAMAALAPAIAPRHYADGDFEQTFAKPGGEYVLGADFLGRDLLSRLIYGARISLVVGLLGALTAFLVGVAYGTVAGYAGGRADNAMMRVVDLLYAFPSLLFIILLLVVFKLGFGQREDPSALVRAVVSLDRAMGGMLFILAGISLTSWVGLARLARGMALSLRETEFVQAARALGARPARVVVRHLLPNLIGPGVVQVTLMIPGLIATEAFLSFIGLGVDPPTPSWGAMISDGITSMRSHPHLAIFPGIALALTMLCFNFLGDGLRDALDPRMKQ